A region of the Culex quinquefasciatus strain JHB chromosome 1, VPISU_Cqui_1.0_pri_paternal, whole genome shotgun sequence genome:
gaagaaaaaattgctttttttttgtaaaataatgcTGCATTATGGCAGTTTGACAGCTAATCCCCGAATCGAACCTCTTAATCTGTTGGAATTTAAAGAACTCACGCCCAGTATCTTCTCTGATTCCACAGAAAGCATTCCAAAAATCGAAATCGCTCCCTCTTAATGGAATGGAACCCGGTTTTCCGGAATGTGAAAGAGCAAATTCTTCGCCAAGCTCCCCATTATCCTGCCCCATTGAGTCCGGGCTTAATCAACCGTCGATAATTAAAAAAGTGGATTCGGACGAAACTGTCTTTCGTCCCGTTCGCAAGAAACATTGTTTATTCCGGAAACGTCGCTTCTTTCAAGTCGCCCACTTGCGGACTTTTCTTCCCCCACTTAACCTTTCTCCACTTCCGTTGCTCACCGCGGAAGccccaaaaaccataaaaaagaaaatttaattttcccttAACCGCATTTTGGTCGTTCCATTCGGTTGAAAATGTCAACATTTCTCAGGAGTGACCGTCCCCTCGATGGAAAACCTCGCTGAAGAAACGCGACCCAACTGTCAATCAAAGAAGGCCGCGTGCAGTTTTATGGCAAGCAAGCTTCGACcgtttcttgttgttgttgttgcaatcAACAATAcgaaacaaaatgtaaaaaaaggtgGCCAATGGCCGCGCAGCGGCGTTGCGCAACGATTGCTATTTTGTTTCGGTTCGAAAGCCAAAATTACACATGTTGCGCGGATCCCCACCGCCGCCATCTTTTTTTCTTCTGCGTTTTCAAGTTTGCGCGCGCTTGGTCAAGCGTTAATGGCGCGGGCCGATAACACACAAATTGACGTAATCGACATCGAGCGAGTCATGGCTAGCTTTGTTACGTCGCGTTGTTGTGGTGGCGAGCGCGTGCTTTGTTTTGGTGTCAGACATCGCGCGCCATAATGGCGTCGGCCGCACTATAATGCAGTTTGACAGCTGGAGAGCGCTAGACAATTTGTCTCTTCGCTGGAGTGGAAGAAGTGAGATGCTTTCGATTTTCTTCGAGCAAAATTCAATCACGGCGCGCGATCGGGTTTCGATGGGCAAATAGAGCGTGACAAACGGGGTGGAAAAATAATGGTGATGTTTGGACACGTGTGTTTGTGCACGAGGTAAACGGCAAATCGGCTGTGCAAATGTCGGAACGTCAAGAGTCGTGGTGGGTGATGGTTTCAGCGAAACGGTAGAGTTGTTCAGTGTGAAGGTCACCGGAAATGAAGTACGAAGCAATTTCCCTTCTGGCCTTGCTGGTGCATCCGATTGGGAGTCTGGCGGTTGACATATTTGACGTAGGGTTATGAATATTGCAACAGAAGCATTGAAAGTGATATGTTTGACTTTTTGTAGGGCATAGAGGACGGAGTCAGTGAACCAGCAGAAGATTCATTCGATGTAACGGTTAAGGACGAACCGGAAAATGTCCCAAAAAAGTGCGTCAAAGACATCATACCAGACGATTCGATAAGTTTCAAGTCGAAAGCTCTCCAAAAGCTTCAGAATCTACCAAATGAAGTTCCTCAAGCTCCTCCACTTCCAAAGTTGGGTCAATTCTGGACCCAAATAACCACAATCTTTCAGCAACCAACTTTCGGCGAAAAGGTTGAGGAGGCAAAGCAGGTCTTCAACCACTATCGTGCCCTGATTAAGGCATTCAGCGACGAGTGGTTAGAGTTCTTCACCAAAAATCGTCAGGATGCGATCGAAAACGTTCAAAAGGTCATCCAAGACACGAACCAGGAAATTAAGAGCTTTTTCACAAGAAAGTTCAGCGAATTTGACGGATTGTGCCTGCCGGAAGACAATGAGTGTCTGCAAAGTGTCCAGAACAGCTTAAAGGAGTACTCCAAAAAGGTCGAGGAAAATACGGCGGCTTGCGGTGAGTTTGTCGATCGTCAGCTCGATCAACACGATCAACTGGTCGCGGACGAGCAGAAGAAGCTGGAATCGGGGATGCTGCGGATCGACGGTTGCTTCCAGAAGAAGGAATTTCTCGGTGAAGTTATGGCTTGCGTTGGAAGTGTGGTGAGTAGGCTGCGACAAGAGTGTGTTTTTGACAGTTTCGAGGGGCAGGACACTCCCACAACTACGCaacttaaattttgagaaaattgtaGATATGGCTTAAAAATGAGTAGAAACCACCCAAAGTTTGACATTTgccacaaaatattttttagtgaGTTCTGCTTGAAGTTTGaagagcaaatgtcaaaaatacacACTAAAAGAAACTTCAATCACTTTTGAGTGCTTCCAACACACTTTCAGGCGGCCAACTTTTTCCACCAAACCTCGCAAGCCACGCAAAAGTTCGCCACCGTGATGGGCAAAGCTTCGGCCAGCGTAAGGAACCGGCTGGGCCGCTTCCGGACCTGTGTCGTCGAGAGGAAGCGGCTGCTGGCCGGGGGCCAGAACCAGATTGCCGAAAAGGCCACAGCTTGTCTGAAAGCGcaaaagtcgtcgtcgtcgggggCTGGTTTGTTTCAGTAGTGGGGGTGTGGTGAGTGTGTAAAATAGATACAGTCTGGCGTTCGGGGAAAATTAATATTAATTAGACGCCATTAGTGATATTGATGACAGCCACTTTCGAGGGGGAAGATGCTAAAGTGCTCTGGGTGTTACTTAGTGAAACAAACGGGTGTTCTAATTAATTTAGTCACGGTAATCGGTTTTGGGAATCGATGAGCAGCTGTTGCCGCCGACGGAGATTCATAAATTGCACGGAAATgatcttttatttaatttgagagattttttttccatccaTTGATTTCTTACTCAAAACTGAGTACATCAATTTCGAAGTGACTCTTTGACATTTCTCAGATAACATTTCAAATTCCATCCAAAGTGGCAAGCAAACACATGTCAATTTGTCTTTTTCACGAATTCTGCCAGCAATCTAGCAATAGTAGAATGATTCAACCCGGAGCAAACGTCTTTCTCCAGAAGAAGCCAACCGGCATCAGTGAGTCGGGTCCCGGTGGGATCGATCCATCAGGTTGTTGTCGGGGTCGACCACCGAGCAAACTTTTGCATTTCGAAGAAAGAAGACCCACCAGGACGACGCGCCACCTGGTGAACCTTATATCAAGCTGTCTGACAGGTCAATAAATACAACCTCTGGCGTGGCAGGTGTGCTCCTCAGACAGAAAAGTGTAACAACTTTTTGCTACTTtatgattgatttaaaaatattccttaaaaataaaataataggtAAAATATGGCGAAATTCGATTGCTCTAAACCTCAGCGTGCAATGAGTTTCGAATGTCGAACTTGCACTGAGAAGCGGAACTAGcctatttgtttaaattttgaatttacacATTCGGTACACTAACTTAAATTTGGGTTGCTTCTTGTAAATCTGGAAATTGAggctttttgtttacttttccaGAAGTTTCGCAAAGAAACTTTCATCTTGCATGCATGAATAAAAAAGCAAACCCGCAACAAAGGCAAACTCTCCCGGGCCCCATTAGCATCGTCAGTACGATCCCGTTTGTCGGCAGCTGGAGGAACGTCCCTGTTGGCGCAATAAAGTTGATTGTTGAACAACAACACTGTTACAAACACACACAGTGATTGTGTTTGTGTATGGTAAATCGAACATTTGTTGATTCCATTCCTGCTCAATGGCACATGGACAATGTCTTCCAGCTGACGAAACAAAAGAATCTCGGTTGCTGAGCAGTGCTGCCAACTTGATAGGTTTTTGCAAGTGAGTTGACCTTTTCAAAGTTGGCAGCACTGCCGGGATTACGCTATAAATTGAGCTTCCTCTTGAAGTCGTCTGTAATTTCTGGTCCAGAGCCGGAACTCATTTGTTCTGCCAACACGTATCGTCACAAGGCAAGACAAAGAGTCCATCATCACCGACTCGAAGTAGGTTCCGGAGCGGCAATCCTATTATAGGACTTTCAAAGTGCTTCCCCTTCAGCTGGTTTCTGGCAAGGCACCGGAAGTTTCATCTAAAATCTGTGCGCAAATCTCCCAAGAGGCAGAGCCGAGCATCAAGGTAGACCACAATAACGAGGCAAATTTTCCGGCTACACAGGCAGGAATGTGGACCGACGGTATTATCCTACTTGGGACCTTGATTTGTGCCATTCTACTGCCTCTGCTCGGCGTTGTTGTCGAGCAGGTGGACGGGGAGGTAAGTGAATTGAGGGTATTTTGCATAATGTACTCTTCTCGGCCTTCCCGTTGTCTATCGAATTGTGGGTGGAAGGCACAAGCCATAGATTTTCATTCTAGATACGTTACAACTAGAAATTACTAAGATTAAGGGAGAGTGTACTTTGACATTTACCACtgaaacaagtttttttgtAACCTTGATTTAAAAACCTTGAAAATTCTGACAGCTTCAGTACTTAATTTTGGGTAAACGTCTATGTTGACAGTGTTACCAGTTCTGGATTTTTGACAACCCCGCACAAAAGTCACGCAAAAAATAAAGTCAGGATCGATTTGGCTTTCTTCGACTTCGAAGAAGTCATGCCCGCCTCTATAACCTTGACTTGACATCCGAGCAAATCGGAGCATCTGCTTTTTTATGCAAATTGAGCTGCTTTTCTTCTCGGGGCTCAAATGTCATCGATGGCTGGCAGATGCTGTGTGGGGAGCAATAATCATAACAGTATTTCGGTGATTTCGGTTTGGCTTTCCTTTCAAAAGGGGAGGACGAAAACCACAATCAAACGATTACGAATTGATCGGAAGCCGATAGGATTCGGAAGAGGGgaacaatttgcaaaaaccgCTTCCGAATGGGCTGTTAGATGTCGAGATTGGGTGTGATTTACTTCATTTGCTGCGTAATCCGAGATGGGAGTGCACCGTCTTTTGACGTGTGTCACTTTTTATAGCAACCGAAGAATCTTCGGTGCGAGCGCCATTATGgcgctttgacagttctgcGTTTTTATAGCATTTTTGACGTTTCAGGCCAGCATAAACAAATGGGACAACTCGGAAATATGGAAGGATTTGCCGGAGCTTCCGGCCAAGTGGGGTGAACAATACGATTTAAAGCTTGAGCGGGATTGTGGCGTACAGGATGAATTCGTGCCAATTATCACGATGCCGAAGGAAATGGTTGGGGATTTGTTCGCTAAACAGCAACCGATGGAGGTGGAATCGACGGGGTTGTT
Encoded here:
- the LOC6032659 gene encoding uncharacterized protein LOC6032659 is translated as MKYEAISLLALLVHPIGSLAVDIFDGIEDGVSEPAEDSFDVTVKDEPENVPKKCVKDIIPDDSISFKSKALQKLQNLPNEVPQAPPLPKLGQFWTQITTIFQQPTFGEKVEEAKQVFNHYRALIKAFSDEWLEFFTKNRQDAIENVQKVIQDTNQEIKSFFTRKFSEFDGLCLPEDNECLQSVQNSLKEYSKKVEENTAACGEFVDRQLDQHDQLVADEQKKLESGMLRIDGCFQKKEFLGEVMACVGSVAANFFHQTSQATQKFATVMGKASASVRNRLGRFRTCVVERKRLLAGGQNQIAEKATACLKAQKSSSSGAGLFQ